In Cryptomeria japonica chromosome 10, Sugi_1.0, whole genome shotgun sequence, a genomic segment contains:
- the LOC131072514 gene encoding transcription factor MYB1-like yields the protein MIVVASNETVFIFLSMSIDVLGTHTTAYLYQGLWDVYCLVFAQGMMICNLPIVVSVVEDSFTLDCSRRSIRGRAEIALGIQPNHYSQYSAINRLTWTAKEDMILREYITNHGEGRWSSIPIKAGLNRSGKSCRLRWMNYLRPDIKRGNISADEEELIIRLHGLLGNRWSLIAGRLSGRTDNEIKNYWNTKLSKKCLPQNIKKNLAPPGEHHILKSAPVKSKAVRLSRCYNRIGITSILDHQDLNAPVGAKNMKYSKLLSEQKLLTENNSGFIDLGIQKSSPQWGFPSMQNIDQFSPPFMPNLVDPPLLPSKHDTENGSEASGSLLNFNQMQTVDIDFLSWAYYYLDNIRIENKA from the exons ATGATAGTGGTAGCTTCAAATGAAACAGTTTTCATATTTTTGTCGATGTCAATCGACGTACTAGGAACTCATACAACAGCTTATCTTTATCAGGGATTGTGGGATGTGTATTGTCTTGTATTTGCTCAGGGCATGATGATCTGTAATCTGCCCATTGTAGTGTCTGTGGTGGAGGATTCATTCACTCTTGACTGCTCTAGACGTTCGATAAGGGGGAGGGCTGAGATTGCTTTAGGGAT TCAACCTAATCATTATTCCCAATATTCTGCGATCAATCGTTTGACCTGGACTGCCAAGGAAGACATGATTTTAAGAGAATATATCACAAATCATGGGGAGGGAAGATGGAGTTCTATACCCATTAAAGCAG GTCTGAATCGAAGTGGAAAGAGTTGTAGATTGCGATGGATGAACTATCTTCGCCCAGACATTAAGCGTGGAAACATTTCTGCTGATGAAGAGGAACTCATTATTCGATTGCATGGACTTCTCGGTAATAG ATGGTCTCTGATCGCAGGACGACTGTCTGGTCGAACAGATAATGAAATAAAGAACTACTGGAACACAAAACTAAGCAAGAAGTGCCTTCCACAAAACATTAAAAAGAATCTTGCTCCTCCTGGAGAACACCATATCCTGAAATCTGCTCCTGTCAAATCAAAGGCGGTTAGATTATCAAGGTGCTACAACAGAATTGGGATCACTAGCATTTTAGATCATCAAGACTTGAATGCCCCTGTTGGTGCCAAAAATATGAAGTATTCCAAATTGTTATCTGAACAGAAGCTGTTGACAGAGAATAACTCTGGTTTCATCGACCTTGGAATTCAGAAAAGTTCTCCTCAATGGGGATTTCCATCcatgcaaaatattgatcaattttctCCGCCTTTCATGCCCAATTTAGTCGATCCACCATTGCTACCTTCTAAGCATGATACAGAAAACGGATCTGAAGCATCAGGGAGTTTATTGAATTTCAATCAAATGCAAACTGTGGACATTGATTTTCTCTCGTGGGCATACTATTATCTGGACAATATCAGAATCGAAAACAAGGCCTGA